Proteins from one Indicator indicator isolate 239-I01 chromosome 37, UM_Iind_1.1, whole genome shotgun sequence genomic window:
- the LOC128978505 gene encoding feather keratin Cos1-1/Cos1-3/Cos2-1-like: MGFEADRVHLHPQAMSCCKPCEPCCQPCGPTPLASSCNEPCCRQCQSSTVVIEPSPVVVTLPGPILSSFPQNTVVGSSTSAAVGSILSCDGVPINSGGFDLSCITNRYCCRPC, encoded by the exons ATGGGCTTTGAGGCAGACAGG GTTCACCTCCATCCCCAAGCCATGTCCTGCTGCAAGCCCTgtgagccctgctgccagccctgtggccCAACCCCACTGGCCAGCAGCTGCaatgagccctgctgcaggcagtgccagagCTCCACTGTGGTCATTGAGCCCTCCCCTGTTGTGGTGACcctgcctggccccatcctcagctccttccctcagAACACTGTTGTgggctcctccacctctgctgctgttggcagcatcctcagctgtgATGGAGTGCCCATCAACTCCGGGGGCTTTGACCTCTCCTGCATCACCAACCGCTATTGCTGCAGACCCTGCTAG